Proteins encoded by one window of Cuniculiplasma divulgatum:
- a CDS encoding V-type ATP synthase subunit D yields the protein MADLNIKPTRIELIQLRKRIKLAQRGYELLKMKRSALIMEFLKMAKDLRGMRENLRKEVENALEKMAIAEVREGRMKVESYGFMSGSADVTLKARNVMGVRIPELGIMMEKAVLTERFRAISVPAPIDDAIDAYDRLFRSLVEVVEKEKSMRRLLMEIDKTKRRSNAIEFVMIPKLKSQSQYIRMRLDELERDTFTTLKFVKKKMISEEEDKNKEGELQAV from the coding sequence TTGGCAGACCTTAACATAAAACCGACCAGAATTGAGCTCATCCAGCTAAGGAAGAGAATTAAGCTGGCACAGAGGGGATATGAGCTGCTTAAGATGAAAAGATCAGCACTCATAATGGAATTCCTGAAGATGGCAAAGGACCTAAGGGGCATGAGGGAGAACTTAAGAAAAGAAGTTGAGAATGCACTGGAAAAAATGGCCATTGCAGAGGTCAGAGAAGGAAGGATGAAGGTCGAGAGTTATGGTTTCATGTCAGGGTCTGCTGATGTAACCTTAAAGGCGAGAAATGTAATGGGCGTGAGGATACCTGAACTGGGCATAATGATGGAAAAGGCCGTTCTTACAGAACGATTTAGGGCCATTTCTGTTCCTGCACCCATAGACGATGCCATAGATGCATATGATCGTCTGTTCCGAAGTCTTGTGGAAGTTGTGGAGAAGGAGAAATCCATGAGAAGGCTTCTTATGGAAATTGACAAGACCAAGAGAAGGTCAAATGCCATTGAATTCGTTATGATACCAAAGTTAAAGAGCCAGTCACAATATATAAGAATGAGACTTGACGAACTTGAGAGAGACACGTTTACAACTCTTAAATTTGTCAAGAAGAAGATGATATCAGAGGAGGAGGACAAAAATAAGGAGGGGGAATTACAGGCAGTATAG
- a CDS encoding V-type ATP synthase subunit I, with protein sequence MGFKPVPMARMRIIAYREKAAGLLTLLHDMKSIQFEDVTDSYKEGMKSSTEIEGRGRVIELMNEIRGMENLLPPRKITGKRKFSSVQEIISAAESIRIGEDLRTAVNSINDLKTELKSIDNRLEIVEPLESLDVDMSCFNNSVISSYLIQGEYEGKIGENYIVNRVNGNTVLSMPKSGEKEFAQSIGSQSGKAIYIMQMRGKPREIRDDLLNLKKNINEKISELETGIGELSDKHYSEIVSVREALEIEAKKIEAAMKMPSSQSIFVMEGWVPEPKFQKISDAVERKADHLCIIERVKTDEIGPTLQDNPRRFRLFESFIRFYSLPQDIEIDPTIIFAIVFPIFFGIMVGDWGFGIVILLLSLWLIKRINSTGPKKPLPKKMTGFITSIFSPYQLQILAKAMLPGSIVAIIVGILFNGFFGFAILPTTIGPFHITYFNPIVYTSKILLMTGYFGVVMVSFGFILGILNDYYYNHKKMIIGKVGWLLFVWGIVIYGLSLIYKLNLSLTTNPFADIDIASMILGVVMIIGTEKGIGLIELPSVISHVLSYLRIMGILLASVILTKLVNTFFISTLHDPVLIIFGVILLIIGQLFALLLAIVESGIQGVRLLYVEFFSKFYRGNGKPFTPFGSKRRYTEEVNEIE encoded by the coding sequence ATGGGTTTTAAGCCGGTGCCAATGGCAAGGATGAGGATAATTGCCTACAGGGAGAAGGCCGCAGGTCTACTTACACTTCTACATGATATGAAATCCATTCAGTTTGAGGACGTTACGGATTCCTACAAGGAGGGAATGAAATCCTCGACAGAGATAGAGGGAAGAGGAAGGGTAATAGAACTGATGAATGAGATCAGGGGAATGGAAAATCTCCTGCCTCCAAGGAAAATAACTGGAAAGAGAAAATTTTCAAGCGTGCAGGAAATAATCTCCGCAGCTGAATCAATAAGGATCGGTGAAGATCTGAGAACTGCTGTCAATTCCATAAATGACCTGAAAACGGAGCTGAAGAGCATAGATAACAGACTTGAAATTGTGGAACCTCTTGAATCACTTGATGTGGATATGTCCTGTTTTAACAATTCTGTGATCTCATCCTATCTAATCCAGGGAGAATACGAGGGAAAGATAGGGGAAAATTACATTGTAAACAGGGTTAACGGAAACACGGTGCTTTCAATGCCCAAGAGTGGAGAAAAGGAGTTCGCCCAGAGCATTGGTTCTCAGTCTGGAAAGGCAATTTATATAATGCAGATGCGTGGAAAGCCCAGGGAGATCAGGGATGATCTTCTGAATCTCAAGAAGAACATAAACGAGAAGATAAGCGAATTGGAAACAGGTATAGGTGAGCTATCCGATAAGCATTATTCAGAAATAGTTTCTGTCAGGGAGGCCCTGGAAATAGAGGCAAAGAAGATAGAAGCAGCAATGAAGATGCCATCTTCCCAGAGTATATTCGTTATGGAGGGCTGGGTTCCAGAACCCAAATTCCAGAAGATATCAGATGCCGTTGAAAGGAAAGCTGATCATCTCTGCATCATAGAAAGGGTAAAAACAGATGAAATAGGTCCAACACTACAGGATAATCCAAGGAGATTCAGGCTGTTTGAGTCATTCATACGTTTCTATTCACTACCTCAGGATATTGAGATAGATCCCACCATAATATTTGCCATAGTTTTCCCCATATTCTTCGGTATAATGGTAGGTGATTGGGGATTTGGAATAGTAATACTTCTACTATCGCTCTGGCTTATAAAAAGAATCAATTCAACTGGACCCAAGAAGCCACTTCCAAAAAAGATGACTGGATTCATCACGTCCATATTCTCACCCTATCAGCTTCAGATACTGGCAAAGGCAATGCTTCCGGGTTCAATTGTGGCCATAATTGTAGGGATTCTATTCAACGGCTTCTTCGGCTTCGCCATACTGCCCACAACCATAGGGCCATTCCACATAACATATTTTAATCCAATTGTGTATACATCAAAAATACTGCTGATGACAGGCTATTTCGGTGTTGTAATGGTGTCATTCGGTTTCATCCTGGGTATACTGAATGACTATTATTACAATCACAAAAAGATGATCATCGGGAAGGTAGGGTGGCTCCTTTTCGTCTGGGGAATAGTAATTTACGGATTATCACTAATATATAAGTTAAATCTCAGCCTTACCACAAACCCATTTGCTGATATTGACATAGCATCAATGATACTTGGAGTAGTAATGATAATAGGCACGGAGAAGGGAATAGGTCTCATAGAATTGCCGTCGGTTATAAGCCACGTTCTATCATATCTGAGAATTATGGGAATCCTCCTTGCATCGGTAATTCTAACCAAGCTTGTGAACACATTCTTCATTTCAACACTGCATGATCCGGTTCTCATAATATTCGGTGTTATCCTTCTGATCATTGGGCAGCTGTTTGCTTTGCTGCTGGCTATTGTGGAATCTGGTATCCAGGGTGTAAGGTTGCTGTATGTTGAATTCTTCTCAAAATTCTACAGGGGAAATGGTAAACCATTCACACCCTTTGGATCAAAGAGAAGATATACTGAAGAAGTGAACGAAATAGAATAG
- a CDS encoding pyridoxal phosphate-dependent aminotransferase encodes MYNINDNLFTWITGGMSKSKHNFCLSGMPELDLNSIGVKVDYDEYKKRRENIEREFNDLIAQMFDVEPDQVLSTTGGTEGIALGSIFLHKNSDCIDVPVPEYEPMYRVPESMGFKTQRVNPYVKLHPGKGNSLSTTIPNNPTGDLEGERNLEEYLDGKHEMYIDETFREFMFPEKPYTLLHKYPEAVVSTTMTKFFGGASWRVGWMLGNKEKIRELRSYRSLTTGSTARFSLYACMKILEKRNEVQKIVKKVMDENRKTVKEMLPKAGLKFTTPDRSSFVYVHTDGDSSQMAEDMLSKEGIFVSPGKYFGIPTGYRLCITSSPDQFRKDLEKLCEYHEGREKS; translated from the coding sequence ATGTATAATATTAATGATAACCTTTTCACCTGGATTACTGGAGGAATGAGTAAATCCAAACACAACTTCTGCCTGAGTGGAATGCCCGAGCTGGATCTGAACTCTATTGGAGTGAAAGTTGATTATGATGAGTACAAGAAGAGAAGAGAGAATATAGAAAGGGAATTCAACGACCTGATCGCACAGATGTTTGATGTGGAACCAGATCAGGTACTTTCCACTACTGGTGGTACCGAAGGAATCGCTCTTGGTTCAATCTTTCTTCATAAAAATTCAGACTGTATAGATGTACCGGTGCCTGAATATGAACCTATGTACAGGGTTCCTGAATCCATGGGTTTCAAAACACAGAGGGTAAATCCTTACGTTAAACTACATCCTGGTAAGGGAAATTCTTTGAGCACAACCATTCCGAATAACCCAACAGGTGACCTTGAAGGTGAAAGAAATCTTGAAGAATATCTTGATGGAAAACATGAGATGTATATAGACGAGACTTTCAGGGAATTCATGTTTCCAGAAAAACCATATACCCTTCTGCATAAATATCCGGAGGCAGTCGTATCAACCACCATGACAAAATTCTTTGGAGGAGCCTCATGGAGGGTTGGATGGATGCTGGGGAATAAGGAGAAAATCAGGGAGCTAAGGAGTTACAGATCCCTAACAACAGGAAGCACAGCCAGATTTTCACTTTACGCATGCATGAAAATACTTGAAAAGAGAAATGAGGTTCAGAAAATTGTAAAAAAAGTTATGGATGAAAACAGGAAGACGGTAAAGGAGATGCTTCCTAAGGCAGGCCTTAAGTTCACCACGCCAGACAGATCTTCTTTCGTTTATGTTCATACAGATGGTGATTCGTCTCAAATGGCAGAGGATATGTTATCCAAAGAGGGCATTTTTGTAAGTCCGGGTAAATATTTTGGTATACCCACAGGATACAGGCTATGCATTACATCCAGCCCAGATCAGTTCAGGAAGGATCTGGAAAAATTATGTGAATATCATGAAGGAAGGGAAAAGTCCTGA
- a CDS encoding cupredoxin domain-containing protein, with protein sequence MKTIETWFYVGLLAVILIFGVGMYYEGAISHASPSTSTQSSTNEYNITLVITNQNYLASAGQNQPAYYVLENGKLMSSAQIYLPGDSLIRMTIINYDTGPGTTSSTYNKVTGTLNNTEYVFNDTSVNTTAQTGHWISSVPFSDLAHTFTVPNMNLNIMVPSESIVVAYFHTPASGVYNWQCEVDCGTGASGWGGAMETPGWMQGEIVLD encoded by the coding sequence ATGAAAACGATTGAAACATGGTTCTATGTAGGACTGTTGGCTGTTATCCTGATATTTGGTGTTGGGATGTATTACGAGGGAGCAATAAGCCACGCTTCACCTTCAACTTCAACCCAGAGTTCAACTAATGAGTATAATATTACCTTAGTTATTACAAACCAGAATTATCTTGCAAGTGCAGGACAGAACCAGCCCGCCTATTATGTACTTGAGAATGGAAAATTAATGTCATCCGCCCAGATATATCTGCCTGGTGATTCACTCATAAGAATGACCATAATTAATTACGATACCGGACCTGGAACTACATCCTCAACATACAACAAGGTTACTGGAACATTAAACAACACCGAATATGTGTTCAATGATACAAGCGTTAACACAACGGCCCAGACAGGTCACTGGATTAGCTCAGTTCCCTTCTCTGATCTTGCACATACATTCACAGTACCAAACATGAACCTTAACATAATGGTTCCATCTGAATCCATTGTGGTTGCCTACTTCCACACACCAGCATCTGGTGTATACAACTGGCAGTGTGAAGTTGACTGTGGTACAGGAGCAAGCGGCTGGGGAGGAGCAATGGAGACCCCTGGCTGGATGCAGGGAGAAATAGTACTTGACTAA
- a CDS encoding NAD-dependent epimerase/dehydratase family protein, producing MISSKKILITGGAGFIGSNMANLLSENNEITVLDDFSGGTLKNLDESKVGKSIKVIRGDITKRDFFFKLEKDFDLVVHLAANSDVRSGSDDPEIDMQTNVIGTHNVLEFIRRSDIKQLLFSSTSTVYGEANTIPTPENYGPELPISLYGASKLANEGYIWSYYHYYGIRPLIFRFANVVGRNSTHGVIHDFVIKLQKNPSELEILGDGTQEKSYIHVDDCINAMLHVYENSTEGDVVNLGNDQRTSVKTIAHAVCSEMGLKDVKFNFTGGSEGRGWKGDVKIAQLSTDRIRKYGYVNKLNSDESVALAVKEIYSQMS from the coding sequence ATGATCAGTTCAAAGAAGATCCTCATAACGGGAGGAGCGGGATTCATCGGATCCAACATGGCTAATTTATTATCTGAAAACAATGAGATTACAGTGCTTGATGATTTCAGTGGTGGTACCTTAAAGAACCTTGACGAATCTAAGGTTGGGAAAAGTATAAAGGTCATAAGGGGTGATATAACAAAGAGGGATTTCTTCTTCAAGCTTGAGAAGGATTTTGATCTTGTTGTGCATCTGGCAGCAAATTCAGATGTAAGATCTGGCAGCGATGATCCTGAAATAGATATGCAGACAAACGTTATTGGAACGCACAATGTTCTTGAATTTATAAGGAGATCAGACATAAAGCAATTGCTTTTCTCTTCCACATCCACAGTATACGGTGAAGCGAATACCATACCAACTCCAGAGAACTATGGTCCGGAACTACCAATATCACTGTATGGCGCATCCAAACTAGCCAATGAGGGATACATATGGTCATATTACCACTATTACGGCATAAGACCATTGATCTTCAGGTTTGCAAATGTTGTGGGAAGAAATTCAACCCATGGTGTGATACATGATTTCGTCATAAAGCTTCAAAAGAATCCTTCAGAACTTGAGATACTTGGTGATGGTACACAGGAGAAATCGTACATACATGTTGATGACTGCATAAATGCAATGCTGCATGTATATGAGAATTCAACTGAAGGAGATGTTGTAAACCTGGGAAATGACCAGCGAACCAGTGTAAAGACCATTGCACATGCAGTGTGCAGTGAAATGGGTTTAAAGGATGTGAAATTTAATTTTACAGGTGGATCAGAGGGAAGGGGATGGAAGGGAGATGTGAAAATAGCACAGCTTTCAACCGACAGGATCAGAAAATATGGATATGTGAACAAACTGAACAGTGATGAATCTGTTGCACTGGCAGTGAAAGAAATATATTCCCAGATGTCCTGA
- a CDS encoding ZPR1 zinc finger domain-containing protein — protein MTEDFDPPKEELTEVKCPVCGERLYFIQMMTSIAYEKQILIQTYFCKKCLFKKNEVTQIESGEPVRESLLIRNMDDLRVVVYRSPQARVVIPEIGAEIDPGEISDGEVTTVEGVVTRMWERMYSALLDFEGTENEEKAARKKMDMIEKWQIFPFTLVMEDESGMSRIQSSRATIEKIDVGSV, from the coding sequence ATGACAGAAGATTTTGATCCACCGAAGGAAGAGCTAACAGAGGTTAAGTGCCCTGTATGCGGAGAAAGATTGTACTTTATACAGATGATGACAAGCATTGCCTATGAAAAGCAGATACTTATACAGACATATTTCTGCAAGAAATGCCTTTTCAAAAAGAATGAGGTCACACAGATAGAATCAGGTGAGCCTGTGAGAGAAAGCCTTTTAATCAGAAACATGGATGATCTCAGGGTTGTTGTCTACAGATCACCTCAGGCAAGGGTCGTTATCCCGGAAATAGGGGCAGAGATTGATCCTGGAGAGATATCTGATGGTGAGGTTACAACTGTTGAGGGTGTTGTCACAAGGATGTGGGAAAGAATGTATTCGGCACTCCTTGATTTTGAGGGTACGGAGAATGAGGAGAAAGCTGCCAGGAAAAAGATGGATATGATAGAAAAATGGCAGATATTTCCATTCACCCTTGTCATGGAGGATGAAAGCGGCATGAGCAGGATACAGAGCAGCAGGGCAACCATTGAGAAAATAGATGTTGGTTCAGTATAG
- the fni gene encoding type 2 isopentenyl-diphosphate Delta-isomerase, whose protein sequence is MIENRKEDHIRIAEGKEVNASHNYWDDITLIHRSIPEVDYDSIDTRVNFHGNRVEYPILISSMTGGTDLAKKINENLAWAAEKFNIPMGLGSMRAAAEKKELAGTYSVINNYKIPFKLANIGAPQLIGQDKDAMSREKIDYLMELIDAKFLIIHFNFLQEMIQPEGDRNAKGVMEKVKELAASYPVIAKETGAGFSERDIDMLIDANVKAIDVGGLGGTTFAAIEYYRAERQGEGEKAIAGKTFWNWGVPSPISLKIINGRIPAIGSGGLRNGLDLARAISMGASMGGFARTLLKGADESRESIEKNINAIIRELKIAMFLTGSGNVEDLKRADKFIHGELKEWSDYYDRRF, encoded by the coding sequence ATGATAGAAAACAGAAAGGAGGATCATATAAGGATAGCAGAGGGAAAGGAAGTCAATGCATCTCACAATTACTGGGATGACATTACTCTAATTCACAGATCTATCCCTGAGGTGGATTATGACAGCATTGACACCAGGGTAAATTTCCATGGCAACAGGGTAGAATATCCCATCCTGATATCGTCAATGACAGGTGGTACAGATCTTGCAAAGAAGATCAATGAAAATCTCGCATGGGCTGCTGAAAAATTCAATATTCCCATGGGCTTGGGGAGCATGAGGGCCGCGGCTGAAAAGAAGGAGCTAGCAGGTACATATTCGGTTATAAATAATTACAAAATACCATTCAAACTGGCCAACATTGGAGCACCACAGCTTATCGGGCAGGACAAGGATGCAATGAGCAGGGAAAAGATAGATTATCTCATGGAACTCATAGATGCAAAGTTCCTCATAATTCACTTCAATTTTCTTCAGGAGATGATACAGCCCGAAGGGGACAGAAATGCAAAGGGCGTTATGGAAAAGGTGAAGGAACTCGCAGCCAGTTACCCTGTAATAGCCAAGGAAACTGGTGCAGGTTTTTCAGAAAGGGATATTGACATGCTTATAGATGCCAATGTTAAGGCCATCGATGTTGGTGGTCTCGGAGGCACAACATTCGCAGCCATTGAATATTACAGGGCAGAGAGGCAGGGTGAGGGTGAGAAGGCCATAGCAGGAAAGACGTTCTGGAACTGGGGTGTGCCATCTCCCATAAGTTTGAAGATCATCAATGGAAGGATACCAGCAATTGGAAGTGGTGGTTTAAGAAATGGCCTGGATCTTGCAAGGGCCATATCCATGGGAGCATCCATGGGCGGCTTTGCCAGAACACTTCTGAAGGGAGCTGATGAATCCAGAGAGAGTATTGAGAAAAACATAAACGCAATCATAAGGGAACTGAAGATTGCCATGTTCCTTACAGGTTCTGGAAATGTTGAAGACCTGAAGAGGGCGGATAAATTTATCCATGGTGAATTGAAGGAGTGGAGTGATTACTATGACAGAAGATTTTGA
- a CDS encoding isopentenyl phosphate kinase — protein sequence MDIIKIGGSLLTDKTVYRKFYQKKTSTIIQRLSRLESFILVHGGGSFGHYISEKYGLPGEVSEERIKAAAIVKYDMADLNQRIVKMLNNMGRPAIGISPFFLDRNNSFNYDLVKKVLEMNFIPVLYGDVYLRNHEIGILSGDHIMVSLAEMFKPERAIFLSDVDGVFDMDPKKYRNAAMIRKYSKEIVNFGAISNDVTGGMELKFRSMINCKKAGVKTYLLNGNFPERIENIDKEDFVGTEF from the coding sequence ATGGATATAATCAAGATCGGTGGTAGCCTGCTTACAGACAAGACAGTATACAGGAAGTTTTACCAGAAAAAAACATCAACCATCATCCAGAGACTCTCAAGATTGGAAAGTTTCATACTTGTTCATGGGGGAGGTTCCTTCGGTCATTACATCAGTGAAAAATACGGTTTGCCGGGGGAGGTATCAGAGGAGAGAATAAAGGCTGCAGCCATAGTCAAATATGATATGGCTGATCTGAACCAGAGGATAGTGAAAATGCTTAACAACATGGGAAGACCTGCAATTGGCATCTCACCATTTTTCCTTGATAGAAATAACTCATTCAATTACGATCTGGTGAAGAAGGTACTGGAAATGAATTTCATTCCTGTACTTTATGGGGATGTGTATTTAAGGAATCATGAAATTGGAATCCTGTCAGGAGATCATATTATGGTTTCACTTGCTGAAATGTTCAAACCTGAGAGGGCAATCTTCCTCAGTGATGTTGATGGTGTTTTTGACATGGATCCAAAGAAATACAGAAATGCAGCAATGATCAGGAAGTATTCAAAGGAAATAGTGAATTTTGGTGCCATATCCAATGATGTTACTGGTGGCATGGAACTCAAGTTCAGATCAATGATAAACTGCAAAAAAGCAGGTGTTAAAACATATTTACTCAACGGGAATTTTCCAGAAAGAATTGAAAATATAGATAAAGAAGATTTTGTGGGGACTGAATTTTAA
- a CDS encoding site-specific integrase, protein MTMQPKYQELLLDEDVRRWFENLRAKSVLTATVALRNLGHYCELTQTNPKEILKKAEADEKDFRYEFTDFVRKMEKEGKAGSYIARFKKVILSWLKFNGISLQLTVNISGENETPTIVNERVPSKEELARILRKATSRGRVAIAIMAFSGLRPESLGDYEGTDGLRLGDIKDLRISEEIKFDKTPAMIVVKNKLSKARHQYFSFIGEEGTTYIMEYLEERRKQGEELTYESPLLQFDVRGVKKNDFLRTTLVTRDIREAIENSGLKMRPYVLRAYFSTALDIAEAKGLISHPWRQFIMGHKGDIEARYSTNKRLPPDVIEEMREAYRKSTKFLEIRYSELEEDKARMYLQQQLLLAVGYKPEEIDKMDLTEISNDDFQKLLRDKVAGAMASNGSKQRLVPMNEIEKLLSEGYEFQAVLPNGKAIMKMPF, encoded by the coding sequence ATGACCATGCAGCCGAAGTACCAGGAACTGCTTCTTGACGAGGACGTGCGAAGATGGTTTGAGAACCTCAGGGCAAAGTCCGTTCTTACTGCAACAGTGGCATTGAGAAATCTGGGCCACTATTGCGAACTTACTCAGACCAACCCAAAAGAGATCCTGAAAAAGGCAGAGGCAGATGAGAAGGATTTCAGGTACGAATTCACAGATTTTGTCAGGAAGATGGAGAAAGAGGGCAAGGCAGGCTCTTACATAGCGAGGTTCAAGAAGGTTATTTTGTCATGGTTGAAGTTTAACGGTATCAGTTTGCAGTTAACCGTTAACATATCCGGGGAAAACGAAACACCGACAATCGTTAACGAAAGAGTACCTAGTAAGGAGGAATTGGCCAGAATATTAAGGAAAGCCACTTCAAGAGGCAGAGTTGCCATAGCAATTATGGCATTCTCAGGCCTTCGACCAGAGTCCCTGGGAGACTACGAGGGCACAGATGGTCTCAGACTTGGAGATATCAAGGACCTGAGGATATCGGAAGAAATCAAGTTTGACAAAACACCAGCTATGATAGTGGTAAAGAACAAGCTTAGTAAGGCAAGGCACCAGTATTTCTCTTTCATAGGAGAAGAAGGAACCACTTACATAATGGAATATCTGGAAGAGCGGAGAAAGCAGGGAGAGGAGCTAACTTACGAATCACCATTACTGCAATTCGATGTCCGTGGGGTGAAGAAAAACGACTTTCTGCGCACTACTCTCGTCACAAGGGATATACGGGAAGCAATAGAGAACTCAGGGCTGAAGATGCGCCCTTACGTTCTCAGGGCATATTTCAGCACAGCCCTTGATATCGCAGAAGCAAAAGGTCTCATTTCCCATCCTTGGAGACAGTTCATCATGGGCCACAAGGGCGATATCGAAGCGAGATACAGCACAAACAAGAGATTGCCTCCAGATGTGATTGAGGAAATGAGAGAAGCCTACAGAAAGAGCACAAAGTTCCTTGAAATCAGATACAGCGAACTTGAGGAGGACAAGGCAAGAATGTACCTGCAGCAGCAGCTCTTGTTGGCAGTGGGTTACAAACCGGAGGAGATTGATAAAATGGATCTAACGGAGATAAGCAACGATGATTTCCAGAAGCTTCTCAGGGACAAGGTTGCAGGTGCAATGGCGAGCAATGGCTCGAAGCAGAGGCTCGTTCCCATGAACGAGATTGAGAAGCTCCTTAGCGAAGGATACGAATTCCAGGCAGTTCTGCCAAACGGAAAGGCTATAATGAAAATGCCTTTTTAA
- a CDS encoding ATP-binding protein, translated as MDKYLKSPSQIMREMGFSELINARKVLSRPIIELPLKNEERLFYHPEKRLKRFSGRTAIAYAIIPDSERGKFRREECSPKVSSLRDYVIHKGNRNVSITGVSGQGKSYLTTHLISIFSDKETIIFSFKPNDHELHLGIPVIDAKECLPNPFRDVNAFSEAYMTAFFGEKTSSGIQLQQTPGFLQEIASESDTWKDFMKSLSERKRTASKNQVEALNAIEQNVKTLVIEDMDSVTLNNGSIVFDFSSLPTKQAQNFYAELMLRQIYREMEERKREDVLVLIDEAHRLTKSYHTILDIMSREIRDKGMLWIITQNLIDILPEMRANFGTKFTFRLGDADLNMLSYNPLMRFAVEILQPRQFIDIEFPEGSSFSPVFTYVSNGLEHKETQKVAAEVSEPKREVGVGGRGEIIDFRREAQEILSEKMSYATEMGKIIAEKYGITKDQAKLKLKSALEELKNNNEVGRVKYLREGKPIVMYYSRNPNLSNLHTGMQSQVVGILNDLGVTINRISTTGERSAFDIETDFFMIEIETGLKHSMEDLKDRIKSTNLRVIIIVPNKELMEKYIGLEENVIVATIDSFKVLLEEPQKNRGS; from the coding sequence ATGGATAAATATTTGAAAAGCCCAAGTCAAATTATGCGAGAAATGGGCTTTTCTGAACTTATCAATGCACGAAAGGTTCTATCCAGACCCATAATCGAATTGCCCTTAAAGAACGAGGAAAGGCTATTTTATCATCCAGAGAAAAGGCTCAAGAGATTCTCTGGCCGTACTGCTATTGCTTATGCCATCATACCCGACAGTGAGAGGGGGAAGTTCAGGAGAGAAGAGTGCTCTCCCAAGGTCTCATCTCTCAGAGATTATGTGATTCATAAGGGAAACAGGAACGTATCAATAACAGGAGTGTCAGGACAGGGGAAAAGCTATCTGACCACGCATCTTATATCCATATTCAGCGACAAGGAGACGATCATATTCTCATTCAAGCCCAATGACCATGAACTGCATCTCGGAATTCCAGTGATAGATGCAAAAGAGTGTTTGCCAAATCCCTTCAGGGACGTGAATGCTTTTTCAGAGGCTTATATGACGGCTTTCTTTGGAGAGAAGACGTCATCAGGCATACAGCTGCAGCAGACTCCTGGATTTCTGCAGGAGATCGCTTCTGAAAGCGACACCTGGAAAGACTTCATGAAAAGCCTCTCTGAAAGAAAGAGAACTGCGTCAAAGAATCAGGTTGAGGCCCTGAATGCCATAGAGCAGAACGTGAAGACCCTCGTTATTGAGGACATGGATAGCGTCACTCTGAACAATGGGAGCATTGTCTTTGACTTCTCTTCACTGCCGACAAAGCAAGCCCAGAATTTCTATGCCGAGCTTATGCTGAGGCAAATATACAGGGAAATGGAGGAGCGCAAGAGGGAAGACGTTCTTGTACTCATAGACGAAGCTCATAGACTCACCAAGTCATATCATACAATCCTTGACATCATGTCCAGGGAGATAAGGGACAAGGGAATGCTTTGGATTATTACGCAAAATCTCATCGACATACTACCTGAAATGAGGGCAAACTTCGGAACAAAGTTCACCTTCAGACTTGGTGATGCCGATCTAAACATGCTGTCATACAATCCGCTGATGAGATTTGCCGTTGAGATACTACAGCCAAGGCAGTTCATAGACATAGAGTTCCCGGAAGGCTCATCATTTTCGCCGGTATTCACATACGTTTCGAATGGCTTGGAGCACAAGGAAACACAAAAGGTCGCGGCGGAGGTATCGGAGCCAAAGAGGGAAGTGGGAGTCGGAGGGAGAGGGGAGATCATCGACTTCAGGAGGGAGGCCCAGGAAATCCTCAGCGAGAAGATGTCTTATGCAACAGAAATGGGAAAGATAATCGCAGAGAAGTATGGTATCACGAAGGATCAGGCAAAACTCAAGCTGAAATCTGCTCTTGAAGAACTCAAGAACAACAACGAAGTTGGTAGGGTGAAGTATCTCAGGGAAGGAAAGCCAATAGTTATGTATTATTCCAGGAATCCGAATCTGTCGAATCTGCATACAGGAATGCAGAGCCAGGTGGTGGGAATCCTGAATGATCTCGGTGTAACTATAAACAGGATATCCACCACGGGAGAAAGGAGTGCATTTGACATCGAAACAGACTTCTTCATGATCGAGATTGAAACGGGCTTGAAACACAGCATGGAAGACCTGAAAGACAGAATAAAGAGCACCAACCTGAGAGTGATCATTATTGTACCGAACAAGGAACTAATGGAGAAGTATATAGGATTAGAAGAGAACGTAATTGTTGCTACCATTGACTCCTTCAAGGTCCTTCTTGAAGAGCCTCAAAAAAATAGAGGCTCATAA